The Streptomyces sp. NBC_00659 genomic interval CCTCCTGATCGGCACCGTGACACAACCCGAGGCCGCCGGCTCCGCGACGAAGCGGAACCGGCGGCCTCGGGTTTTCCTCGCGTCGCCCGGTCAGCCCGGGACGGTGCACTCGAAGGCGTGCAGATACGGGTTCACCGGGCGGATCTCGCCGATGACCAGGCCCGCGGCCGTGAGCCGGTCGACCATGCTCTGCCGGGTGTGCTTGGCACCGCCGACGTTGAGGAGCAGCAGCAGGTCCATGGCCGTCGTGAACCGCATCGACGGGGTGTCGTCCACGAGGTTCTCGATGACGACGACGCGGGCGCCGGGCCGGGCGGCCGCGCGGACGTTCGCGAGCGCCCTGCGGGTGCTCTCGTCGTCCCACTCCAGGATGTTCTTGATGATGTACACGTCCGCCTGGACCGGGATGGCCTCGCGGCAGTCCCCGGCCACGATCCGCACCCGGTCGGACAGCGCCCCGCCGCTCCGCAGGCGCGGGTCGGCGTTCTCCACCACGCCCGGCAGGTCGAGCAGGGTGCCGTGCATCCCGGGGTGCTTCTCCAGCAGACTGGCCACGACGTGACCCTGGCCGCCTCCGATGTCGGCGACCGACTTCACGCCCCGCAGGTCCAGGAGCTTCGCCACGTCCTGGGCGGACTGCGAACTGGACGTCGTCATGGCCCGGTTGAAGACGTACGCGGATTCCGGGGCGTCCTCGTTGAGGTACTGGAAGAACTCCTTGTCGTACACGTCCTCGAAGACGTTGCGGCCGGAGCGGACCGCCTCGTCGAGCTGCGGCCAGACGTTCCACGTCCACGGCTCGGTGCACCACAGGGCGATGTACCGCAGGCTGTTCGGGTCGTCCTCGCGCAGGAGCCGGGACATCTCGGTGTGCGCGAACGTGCCGTCGGGGCGCTCCGTGAAGACGCCCTGGCAGGACAGGGCGCGCAGCAGCCGGCGCAGGGTCCCCGGCTGGGTCTTCACCGCGGCGGCCAGATCCTCCGCGCTCATGGGCGTGTCGTCCAGGGCGTCCGCCACACCCAGCCGCGCCGCTGCGCGTACGGCGGCGGCGCGGGCCGCTCCGAAGACGAGTTCCCGCAGCTGCATGGACGGCGGGGGACTCTGATCCACAGTTGTCATTCGTGCCTCGTTTCTGTGTCGTGCCCCACTCAGCACATTCCGGCGGGCTCGGAGACCTTGCAGGTGTTGCTCCGGAACGTGTTGCCCTTGCCGGTGGTGTCGCGGTTGGCGAGGTCGGAGGGACCGTTGCGCAGGACCACGTTGTCGCGCACCTCGTTGCGCTCGCTGAGCGCGCCCACGAAGCTCTTGAACAGGACGATGCCGCCCGACAGCGGGGAGGTGCCCACGTTGTCCTCGACCCGGTTGTGCGTCACCCGGATGTCCTCGGCGCCGGTGAGG includes:
- a CDS encoding methyltransferase → MTTVDQSPPPSMQLRELVFGAARAAAVRAAARLGVADALDDTPMSAEDLAAAVKTQPGTLRRLLRALSCQGVFTERPDGTFAHTEMSRLLREDDPNSLRYIALWCTEPWTWNVWPQLDEAVRSGRNVFEDVYDKEFFQYLNEDAPESAYVFNRAMTTSSSQSAQDVAKLLDLRGVKSVADIGGGQGHVVASLLEKHPGMHGTLLDLPGVVENADPRLRSGGALSDRVRIVAGDCREAIPVQADVYIIKNILEWDDESTRRALANVRAAARPGARVVVIENLVDDTPSMRFTTAMDLLLLLNVGGAKHTRQSMVDRLTAAGLVIGEIRPVNPYLHAFECTVPG